From Pseudoalteromonas sp. DL-6, one genomic window encodes:
- a CDS encoding cobalamin-binding protein, translating into MLKRIILGLLLFAVYVPQALADKPLRIVALAPHIVENLYAIGAGDLIVGTLDYADYPQEATKIERIGGYNGISIEKLLMLKPDMVIAWKSGNQAEDLAQIKRLGIELHLSNPRSIEGVAKEILKLGQLTGHIEQSKKVAEAFTVKLNAIKAAQHNKTMLTGFYQLWPEPMMTVSKNTWINQLIETCQVTNVFADSDTDYPQISIENVIVTKPQVIIIPDEKSKRVIPTVNWQQWPEIPAVKYEQFISVNADLLHRFSPRMLDGLAQMCDKIEVSRELIKSQL; encoded by the coding sequence ATGTTAAAACGCATTATTCTTGGGCTGTTATTGTTTGCTGTTTATGTACCTCAAGCCTTAGCCGACAAGCCGCTTCGTATTGTGGCTTTGGCACCACACATAGTCGAAAATTTATATGCCATTGGGGCGGGTGATCTAATAGTGGGCACGCTGGATTACGCAGATTACCCACAAGAAGCGACTAAAATTGAGCGTATCGGCGGCTATAATGGTATTTCTATCGAAAAGTTACTCATGCTCAAGCCTGACATGGTCATTGCGTGGAAAAGCGGTAATCAGGCAGAAGATTTGGCACAAATTAAGCGACTAGGGATTGAATTGCATTTAAGTAATCCACGCTCTATTGAAGGCGTAGCTAAAGAAATACTAAAACTAGGTCAATTAACCGGTCATATTGAGCAAAGTAAAAAAGTAGCTGAGGCATTTACAGTTAAGCTCAACGCAATTAAAGCCGCGCAGCATAATAAAACCATGCTTACTGGGTTTTATCAGCTGTGGCCAGAGCCTATGATGACGGTATCAAAAAATACATGGATAAATCAGTTAATCGAAACCTGCCAAGTAACTAATGTATTTGCTGACAGCGACACAGATTACCCACAAATCAGCATTGAAAACGTGATAGTGACTAAGCCACAAGTTATTATTATTCCTGATGAAAAGTCAAAACGGGTAATACCTACAGTTAATTGGCAGCAATGGCCTGAAATTCCGGCGGTTAAATATGAGCAATTTATTAGCGTTAACGCGGATTTATTACATCGTTTTTCCCCTAGAATGCTTGATGGGTTAGCACAAATGTGTGACAAAATTGAGGTATCTAGAGAACTTATTAAGAGTCAATTATGA
- a CDS encoding ABC transporter ATP-binding protein gives MHTQTSKQTALLTVNNVSWRVGNTLILKHINVSIERGKFVGLIGPNGAGKSSLLRCLYRFNQPSAGEVKFNNTDIWQLKSEDYAKQVAVVLQETPSQFNLSLFDVVALGLTPHKTLFSSTTQADKQKIAQAISHVGLESHSTQLFDSLSGGEKQRAFIARAIVQQPQLLIMDEPTSHLDVKYQIQLMELAKSLGITVFASFHDLNLAAAMCDELVVIKNGEIVDAGKPNKVVTEQMLDEVFGVCAQVSTHPQATIKGEAIPHITYYYGYQ, from the coding sequence TTGCACACTCAAACCTCTAAACAAACAGCGCTTTTAACCGTAAATAATGTCTCTTGGCGAGTGGGTAATACCTTAATCCTTAAGCATATTAATGTGAGTATTGAGCGTGGCAAGTTTGTTGGCTTAATTGGTCCTAATGGTGCGGGAAAATCGAGTTTACTGCGTTGCTTATATCGATTTAATCAGCCATCAGCAGGCGAGGTTAAATTTAATAATACCGATATTTGGCAACTAAAAAGCGAAGACTACGCTAAGCAGGTTGCTGTTGTGCTACAAGAAACACCGTCGCAATTTAACCTCTCGTTATTCGATGTTGTGGCTCTTGGGCTTACGCCACATAAAACGCTATTCAGTTCGACCACCCAAGCAGATAAACAAAAAATAGCTCAGGCTATTAGCCATGTGGGACTTGAATCTCATAGTACTCAATTATTTGATTCGTTATCTGGCGGTGAAAAGCAACGTGCTTTTATTGCCCGCGCTATTGTGCAGCAACCACAACTTCTTATTATGGATGAACCGACCAGTCACCTTGATGTGAAATATCAAATTCAACTTATGGAGCTGGCTAAATCTTTAGGTATTACGGTGTTCGCGTCATTTCATGACTTAAATTTAGCCGCAGCTATGTGCGATGAGTTAGTGGTTATTAAAAACGGAGAGATTGTTGATGCAGGTAAGCCAAATAAAGTGGTCACCGAGCAGATGCTGGATGAGGTGTTTGGTGTTTGTGCTCAAGTGAGCACTCACCCTCAAGCAACAATCAAAGGTGAGGCTATTCCTCATATTACTTATTATTATGGATACCAATAA
- a CDS encoding cobyric acid synthase, which yields MKTLMVQGTTSDAGKSTLVAALCRVFANQGVNVAPFKPQNMALNSAVTHDGGEIGRAQALQAVAAKVAPEIDFNPILLKPNSDTGAQVIIHGKVISNMEADSYHDYKKVAMDAVLTSHNRLAKRFDLLLVEGAGSPAEINLRANDIANMGYAEKVDCPVIIIADIDKGGVFAHLVGTLALLSESEQARVKGFVINRFRGDISLLQGGLDWLEEYTGKPVLGVLPYLHDLALDAEDAVAIDNNVTEASINIAVLLVPHISNHTDFDALRLHPNININYVRHTQAIPSVDLIIMPGSKNVLSDLVFLKNEGWDQQIKRHLRYGGKVLGICGGMQMLGNTICDPNAVESSLGQIAGLALSDFDTILGEQKVLSQVNAILNLNQQQVACHGYEIHAGISKGQALNKPLIRFNKHPNGFETDGFISDDNAIAGTYLHGLFDNAAATELLLKWLKPDSEISGISINEHRERQLERLAKMCQTHLNIEQIIKIYQGHNND from the coding sequence ATGAAAACATTAATGGTACAAGGCACTACTTCCGATGCGGGTAAAAGTACCTTGGTTGCAGCGCTTTGCAGAGTGTTTGCCAATCAAGGTGTTAATGTTGCGCCGTTTAAGCCACAAAATATGGCGCTTAATAGTGCCGTAACGCATGATGGTGGTGAAATTGGTAGAGCCCAAGCATTACAAGCCGTTGCAGCAAAAGTAGCACCTGAAATAGACTTCAATCCCATATTACTCAAACCCAATAGTGATACCGGCGCACAAGTAATTATTCATGGCAAAGTTATTAGCAATATGGAAGCCGACTCTTACCATGACTATAAAAAAGTGGCTATGGATGCGGTATTAACCTCGCATAATCGTTTAGCTAAACGCTTTGATTTATTGCTGGTTGAAGGGGCTGGTAGCCCAGCTGAAATTAACCTAAGGGCAAACGATATTGCCAATATGGGCTACGCCGAAAAGGTCGATTGTCCGGTTATTATTATTGCCGATATTGATAAAGGGGGTGTGTTTGCTCACCTAGTAGGAACTTTGGCGCTATTAAGCGAGTCAGAGCAAGCACGGGTAAAAGGCTTTGTTATTAATCGTTTTCGTGGTGACATTAGCCTATTACAAGGCGGGTTAGATTGGCTTGAAGAGTACACAGGTAAACCTGTGTTAGGGGTGTTACCCTACCTACACGATTTAGCACTTGATGCCGAAGATGCCGTTGCCATAGATAATAATGTGACCGAAGCCAGCATTAATATTGCGGTACTCCTGGTGCCTCATATTAGTAACCACACTGATTTTGATGCACTGCGATTGCACCCAAATATAAATATAAACTATGTGCGTCATACTCAAGCGATTCCATCCGTTGACTTAATCATTATGCCTGGCAGTAAAAATGTACTTAGTGATTTGGTATTTTTAAAAAATGAAGGCTGGGATCAGCAAATTAAACGCCACTTACGTTATGGTGGCAAAGTACTGGGTATTTGCGGCGGTATGCAAATGCTAGGTAATACGATTTGTGACCCTAATGCGGTGGAATCATCATTAGGGCAAATAGCTGGGTTAGCGCTTAGTGATTTTGATACCATTTTAGGTGAGCAAAAAGTGCTAAGCCAAGTAAATGCAATACTTAATTTAAACCAGCAGCAGGTTGCTTGTCACGGTTACGAAATACATGCTGGGATCAGTAAAGGTCAAGCGCTCAACAAACCACTTATTCGCTTTAATAAACACCCAAATGGCTTTGAAACTGATGGTTTTATTAGTGATGATAATGCTATTGCTGGTACTTATTTACATGGCTTATTTGACAACGCAGCCGCTACAGAGCTGCTATTAAAGTGGCTAAAACCAGACAGTGAAATTAGTGGTATCAGCATCAATGAGCATCGCGAGCGCCAGCTAGAACGCCTCGCTAAAATGTGCCAAACACATTTAAACATTGAACAAATTATTAAAATTTACCAAGGACATAACAATGACTGA
- the cobO gene encoding cob(I)yrinic acid a,c-diamide adenosyltransferase has translation MTESTNDKHQQRQQKVKEQVDARVAAAQQEKGIFQVITGNGKGKSTSGFGVVARCVGHGKKAAVCQFIKGTWECGERNLLQGAGVEFAVMNTGFTWDTQNKEADTAAAQATWQDSKRMLSDSSIDVVLLDELTYMVTYGYIDLEEVVAAINNRPVMQSVIITGRAAHRTLIELADTVSEVRNVKHAFESGVKALKGFDY, from the coding sequence ATGACTGAATCAACAAACGACAAGCACCAACAGCGCCAGCAAAAAGTAAAAGAACAAGTTGATGCTCGAGTAGCAGCGGCACAGCAAGAAAAAGGCATTTTTCAGGTTATTACTGGTAATGGCAAAGGTAAATCAACCTCTGGTTTTGGTGTGGTTGCACGTTGTGTTGGTCACGGTAAAAAGGCGGCCGTGTGTCAGTTTATTAAAGGTACGTGGGAATGTGGTGAACGTAATTTACTGCAAGGTGCAGGGGTCGAATTTGCTGTTATGAACACAGGTTTTACTTGGGATACGCAAAATAAAGAGGCCGATACTGCGGCAGCACAAGCAACATGGCAAGATTCAAAGCGGATGCTAAGCGACAGCAGTATCGATGTGGTATTACTCGATGAGCTCACCTATATGGTGACCTATGGCTATATCGACCTTGAGGAAGTGGTTGCTGCAATTAACAACCGACCTGTAATGCAATCGGTAATTATTACTGGCCGTGCTGCGCACCGTACCTTAATTGAGCTGGCCGATACCGTAAGTGAAGTGCGTAATGTAAAGCATGCGTTTGAGTCGGGCGTAAAAGCACTAAAAGGCTTTGATTACTAA
- the ung gene encoding uracil-DNA glycosylase, with translation MSNWSSFLNHELSQAYMQQTLEYVANKRSNGIAVYPPEPQVFSAFDATPLSDIKVVILGQDPYHGEGQAHGLCFSVLPEVKKLPPSLKNIYKELVTDINGFITPEHGYLQSWADQGVFLLNTVLTVEQGQAHSHKHLGWEQFTDNVITHINEHCQGVVFILWGAHAQKKGKSIDRQRHHVLSGPHPSPLSAHRGFFGCQHFSKTNELLIAQGAQPINWQV, from the coding sequence ATGAGCAACTGGTCATCTTTTTTAAATCACGAACTTAGCCAAGCATATATGCAGCAAACCCTTGAATATGTTGCGAATAAACGATCAAACGGTATTGCTGTGTATCCACCAGAACCACAGGTGTTTAGCGCATTTGATGCAACTCCACTTAGCGATATCAAAGTGGTTATATTAGGTCAAGACCCTTACCATGGAGAAGGGCAAGCGCATGGCTTGTGTTTTTCTGTATTGCCTGAAGTTAAAAAGCTCCCGCCTTCACTTAAAAATATTTATAAAGAGTTAGTGACGGACATTAATGGTTTTATTACGCCAGAGCATGGCTATTTACAAAGCTGGGCAGATCAAGGTGTGTTTTTGCTTAATACCGTACTAACAGTAGAGCAAGGGCAAGCCCATTCCCATAAACATTTAGGTTGGGAACAATTTACCGATAACGTAATTACTCATATAAATGAGCATTGCCAAGGAGTGGTGTTTATTTTGTGGGGCGCACATGCACAAAAAAAAGGTAAAAGCATTGATCGCCAGCGCCATCATGTATTGTCTGGGCCGCACCCTTCACCGCTTTCTGCGCATCGCGGCTTTTTTGGCTGTCAGCACTTTTCAAAAACCAATGAACTGTTAATAGCGCAAGGAGCACAGCCCATTAATTGGCAAGTATAG
- a CDS encoding iron ABC transporter permease, whose product MTAFSNHAVALIAALLCALLSLFIALSFGAVPTSLADVYQSLTFSNEASFTSRIIIELRMPRTLLAFLAGSGLAIAGLILQTVTRNPLADPYLFGISSGASLGVVILMSLVGAGAGIALSGAALTGSLVAMGLLILIAGSQRNAQVESMLLAGVALSFLFSAFTSLLLYWSDPQAVAAILFWTLGSFAKAQWQSLLLPALVIIVCTIVMLGFRRQLNAMLLGDESATTLGVRVHRFRILMLILSSLITAVLVANCGGIGFVGLMVPHIVRFFISQGSRVGLLMTGLVGGIFMVWVDVLARSLLSNQELPIGVITAAIGSLFFLSILYFRKRQLVGK is encoded by the coding sequence ATGACGGCCTTTTCTAACCACGCCGTTGCATTAATCGCTGCGCTATTATGCGCACTATTGAGTTTATTTATCGCACTAAGTTTTGGTGCGGTACCTACGTCGCTCGCAGATGTATACCAAAGCTTAACCTTTTCAAACGAGGCTTCATTTACCAGCCGTATTATTATTGAATTAAGAATGCCACGTACTTTGTTGGCTTTTTTAGCCGGTAGTGGCTTAGCGATTGCAGGTTTAATACTACAAACGGTTACCCGTAATCCCTTAGCTGATCCTTATTTATTTGGTATTTCGTCTGGTGCTTCATTAGGGGTGGTTATATTAATGTCCTTGGTAGGAGCTGGGGCGGGTATTGCACTATCTGGGGCGGCATTAACCGGCAGTTTAGTGGCGATGGGGTTATTAATTTTAATTGCAGGTAGCCAGCGCAACGCTCAAGTTGAGTCGATGTTATTGGCAGGGGTGGCCTTATCATTTTTATTTAGTGCTTTTACTAGTTTGTTACTTTATTGGAGCGATCCACAAGCAGTCGCGGCTATTTTATTTTGGACTTTAGGTAGTTTTGCTAAAGCACAGTGGCAGTCGCTGCTGTTACCTGCCTTAGTCATTATAGTATGTACAATAGTCATGTTGGGTTTTAGGCGACAGCTTAATGCGATGTTGTTAGGCGATGAAAGCGCGACAACGCTTGGTGTTAGGGTGCATCGCTTTAGAATTTTAATGCTTATTTTAAGCTCACTGATCACGGCCGTATTGGTTGCTAACTGTGGTGGAATTGGTTTTGTTGGCTTGATGGTGCCACACATAGTACGCTTTTTTATCTCTCAAGGTAGTCGTGTTGGGTTATTAATGACCGGATTAGTCGGGGGCATATTTATGGTATGGGTCGATGTGCTTGCTCGTTCACTATTAAGCAACCAAGAGCTGCCAATCGGGGTGATCACGGCGGCTATCGGCAGTCTATTTTTCTTAAGTATATTGTATTTTCGTAAGCGCCAGCTGGTGGGTAAATAA